Genomic window (Sphingomonas sp. S1-29):
GGAGCCGATGGGGCTCGGCCATGCGGTGTGGTGCGCGCGCGACATCGTCGGCGACGAGCCCTTCGCGATCTTCCTGGCCGACGAGCTGATGGTGGGCCAGCCGGGCTGCATGAAGCAGATGGTCGATGCCTATAATCGCGTCGGCGGCAACGTCGTGTGCGGCTATGAAGTCCCCGAAGACGAGACCGATCGCTATGGCATCGTCGAGCCCGGCGCGGTCGATGGCCAGCTGGTCGAGGTCAAGAGCCTGGTGGAAAAGCCCAAGCTCGGCACCGCGCCGTCGAACCTGATGATCCCCGGCCGCTACATCCTGCAGCCCGAGGTGATGCGTATCCTCGAGACGCAGGAAGCCGGCGCGGGCAACGAAATCCAGCTGACCGATGCGATGGCGCAGCTGATCGGCAAGCAGCCGTTCCACGCCTTCAAGTTCGGCGGCGATCGTTATGATTGCGGCGACAAGGCGGGCTATATCCAGGCCAATCTGGCGCTGGCGGTGGCACGCGACGACATTGGCCCCAAGGTCCGCGCCTTCGCGAAGCAGCTGCTGGGCTAAACGGCGATCACTCGTTCCTCGCCGGTCTCGGCGAGGAACGACACCAGCCCGCCCGCTTCGATCTCGGGCGGCAACGCCAGGCCGAGCGCGGCTAGGCCGGTCTGGCACGCTACCAGCCGCACCCCCATTTCGAGCATGCCCGCGATCGCAGCGTCGTCCTCGGCGAGCAAGCCGGTGGCCGCGTCGTGGAGATACAGCGCGGTCCGCCGTCCGAGCGCGGCATTGGCCTGCGCGATCGCCACCGCTGCGCGCCAGCGTTCGACGTCGGCAGTCACGACGATGATCGCCAACGCGCCGGCATCGGTCGCCACCGGCGCCATGTCGGTCAGTCTAGCGTCGACAGGAACCATCGCTCGGTGCCTTCCAGGCCGATCGCGGTCAGCCGGCCCGATCCATAGGCGCCGGTGTCGATCCCGATCCGCCAGCGCCGCTCGTCGACCGCCTCGGTGACGGTATGCCCGTGCACCACGACATGGCTGAGGCTGCCGCGATGGCTCAGAAAGGGCTCGCGAATCCAGAACAGGTCCGATGTCCGCTGCTCGTCGAGCGGCACGTCGGGGCGGATGCCGGCATGGACGAACAGATAGTCGCCGAACACCAGCATCGTCTCGAACCCCTCGATGAACGCGCGATGTTCGTCGGAGACCAGCGTCGGCAGATGTGTCTCGAGGTCGTCCCAGGTGGCTTCATCGAACTGGGTGAGGGACATACCGTAGCTCTGCATCGTCTCGCGCCCGCCGGCACGCGTGAATACCTTCAGCGCTTCGCGTTCGCCCGCCAGCGCGCCGAGGAACAATTCCTCGTGATTGCCCGTCAGGAAACGCGGCGTCGCCCAGTCGAGCGACAAGGTCCGCAGCTTTTCGATCACGCCCGCCGAATCGGGACCGCGATCCATCAGGTCGCCCAGGAAGATCAGATGCGTCTCGGCGGCCGTACGTCCGGCATTGTCGCGCTCGATCTTGGCGAGCAACGTTTCGGTTTCGGCCAGACAGCCATGGATGTCGCCGATCGCGTAGACACGCTGGCCTTCGGGGATCCGGCTTTGCTTGGGCTTGGTCTTGCGAAAAATACGCTGGATCATCTCGGTCTTGCTGTCAGGAGTCGGCCCCAAACGGATGTCGGGGCATAAAGTGCCGCGACCGCTATGTCACCGCACAAGCGGGGCAGCCTGGGTCTTTGCGCAATGTCAGGGTTCGGAACCGCATCGACAAGGCGTCGGCAAGCAATAGCTTGCCCACCATGGCCTCGCCGAAGGGCACGATCGTCCGGATCACCTCGATCGCGGCGAGGCTGCCGATCGTGCCGGTCATCGCGCCGAGCACGCCCTGATCGGCGCAGCTGATGTCCGCCCGGTCCGGATCGCTGCCGACGAAGCAGCGATAGCAGGGGCGATCGGGCTCCCAGCCGCGATACACCGCCAGCTGTCCCTCGAACGCGCCGATCGCCGCCGATACCAGCGGGATTCGCAGCTGGAGCGCGGCATCGGCGACCGCGAGCCGGGTGGCGAAATTGTCGCTGCCGTCGAGCACGCAGTCGGCGCCGCCCAGCAGGTCGGCGGCGTTGGCGGCATCGATCCGGACCGCGCGCGGCGCCAGGGTCACATCGGGGTTCAGCCGGCGCAGCGCCGCTGCCGCGGCTTCGACCTTCGACCGCCCAATATCGTCGGTGCCGAACAGCGTCTGGCGCTGGAGGTTCGATCGATCGACGCGATCATCGTCGATGATCGTCAGTCGGCCAATCCCGGCGGCGGCGAGATATTGCAGCGCGGGCGAACCGATCCCGCCCGCGCCGATCACCACCACGTGCGCCGCCAACAAGCGCATCTGCCCGCCGCCGCCGATCTCGCGCAGGATGATGTGGCGCGCGTAGCGATCGAGTTGCTGGTCGGTAAGCGTCAGATCGGCCATTCGAAGGTCATGGTGGCACGGTACCAGCGCGGTGCCGCGGTCACCCGCGCGGGCAGGTTGTTGCGCGCGAAGCCGAGCACCAGCCCGGCGGCATATTGCTCGACCGTCGGGCAGTCGATCGCGCGCGGGATCGTCACCCGCGCGCCGAATTCGGGGGTGACCAGCACTGCGATATCGACCTGCATCGCCTGCCGGGTCGCGCCGAACAAATTGGGCTTGCAGCGGCCTGCCTTCACCTCGCCGACGACGAAGGCGGTGATCTGCGGGCTCATCGTCGGGGGCTCGCGATAGGACAACGCCGGCAGCTCTTCCCACGCGATCGTCTGGCCGGGGCGCGAGGGCAGCGGCAGCGCGGGCGGCGCGCCGGGGGCGATCGCCTGCGCCAGGAGCAGCGCCCACAGCATCAGCGACCCGTCGACCCGAAGCCGCCGGCGCCGCGTGCGGTCTCATCGAGCGTCTCGACCTCGGCGACGGTGGCGGCCTGCACCGCCGCGGGCACCAGCTGCGCGATCCGCTCGCCGCGAACGACCTCGAACGCCTCGGTGCCCAGATTGGCGAGGATCACCTTCACCTCCCCGCGATAGTCGCTGTCGACCGTGCCCGGGGTGTTGAGGCAGGTGATGCCGTGCTTGAGCGCCAGCCCCGAACGCGGGCGGACCTGCACCTCATACCCCTCAGGGATCGCGATTCCGAAGCCCGTCGCCACCGCATGCCGCGCGCCCGGCGCGAGCGTGACCGCTTCGGCCGCGACGATGTCCATCCCCGCCGCGCCCGGCGTCGCATAGGCCGGCAGCGGCAGGCCTTGCCCATGCGGCAGCCGCTTGAGCGCGATACGGATCGGGGGAAGGGCGGTCATCGGGTCGCTACCTGATTTGGCACCGGTCGGGCGAGGCGGGCAAGCGCCTGCAGCGTCTCGGCATCGTTCAAAATCTCGTGGCCGCGCCCCGGCAGCCGGCGAAAGTCGATCGCGATCCCGCGCAGCGCCAGCGCCTCGGCATAGGTGCCCGCGATCCGCGGCGGGGTGATCCGGTCATTCTCGCCGACCATGATCGCGGTGCGCGTCGTCACCGCGATCCCGCCGACGGTCTGCAGCGGATCGAGGCTCTCGACCGGGCGGTTGAACCCCTTGCCGGGCTTCGCCTTCGCCATCAGCGCGCGCCATTCGGGCAGCGTGCAGGGGCAACCGACGAGCAGCATGCCGTCGACCAGCCGGGGCCGCGTGCCCGCAAGGTTGGCGACGAGCGCCGCGCCGCCGCCGTCGCCGACCAAAATGGTGCGCGCGCGCGGATAACGCTGGCGGTGCGCGGCGACGGTTTCGCCGAGCAGCCGGACGATTTCGGCGGTATAGGCATCGCCATTGCCCGCGCCGCGCAGCCCGGGCGACACAATGCCGCCGGTGCTGCCATAGCCTGGACGCAGCAGCGCGACGACCGCGGCATTGGGAATCGCCGCCGCCGCGCGCTCGGCGAACCCGGTATGCGACGGCGCGGTCTCGGTATCGTCATGGACGACGATCACCAGCGTCTCGACCTTGGCGGGCTTGACGCTGCCGAAGGTCGTGCCCGCAAGCGGCGGTTCGAGCATCGCGGCGCGCGGCGTGGCGGCGCAACCCGCGAGCAGCAGCGCGGGGGTGAGCAAGGCGGGGAGCAGGCTAGAGCAGCGCATCGGCGATCCTGTCGGCTAGCCGCGCTGCAACGGTGGCCTTGGGCAGGCGCTCCCATTGCTCGACGCCGAGCGCGGTCACGAGGTGGACGGTGTTGGCGTCGCCGCCCATCACGTCGCCCGATACGTCGTTGGCGACGATCCAGTCGGCATGTTTGGCGGTGCGCTTGGCGGCGGCGTAATCGAGGACATTCTCGGTCTCGGCGGCAAAGCCGACCAACAGGCGCGGGCGGTCGGGGCTCGCCCCCAGCGTCGCGAGAATGTCGGGGTTGGCAACGAGCGCGAGCGCGGGCTGCATCGTGCCCTTTTTGAGCTTCTGGTCGGCGGCCGCCTCGACCCGCCAGTCGGCGACCGCGGCGACCATCACCGCGGCATCGGCGGGGAGCGCGGCGGCGACCGCATCGGCCATGTCGCGCGCGGTCTCGACATCGACGCGATCGACCGCTGCGGGGGTGGGGAGGGTAACCGGCCCGGCGACCAGCGTCACCCGCGCGCCGCGCTCGGCGAGCGCCTGCGCGATCGCGAAGCCCTGCCGGCCCGATGAACGATTGGCGATGTAGCGCACGGGGTCGATCGGCTCGTGCGTCGGGCCAGCGGTGACGAGAACGTGTTTGCCCGCGAGCGCGCGCGCGCGCTGTTCCACCGTTCGTGCCGAGCTTGTCGAAGCATCGTCCTTCGTCTCGCCGAAGATCGCGCGCTGTATCGCCGCCAGGATCACCGCCGGCTCGGGCAACCGCCCCGGCCCGAACTCGCCGCACGCCATCGCGCCTTCGTCGGGATCGATCACCTCCACCCCATCGGCGCGCAGTTGCGCGACGTTGCGGATCGTCGCGGCGTGCTGCCACATCCGCACGTTCATCGCGGGCGCGGCGAGCACCGGCTTGTCGGTCGCCAGCAGCAAGGTCGTCGCCAGATCGTCAGCGATCCCCGCCGCCATCCGCGCCAGCAAGTCGGCGGTGGCGGGGACGACGACGACCAGATCGGCTTCGCGGCTGAGCTGGATATGCCCCATCTCGGCCTCGTCCTTGAGATCCCACAGGCTGGTGTGGACGGGAGCCTCGGACAACGCCGCGAGCGTCATCGGCGTCACGAACTGCGCGCCGCCATCGGTGAGGACGCAGCGCACGCCGATCCCGGCCTTGCGCGCGAGCCGGATCAGCTCGCAGGCCTTGTACGCGGCAATGCCGCCGCCGACGATCAGCAGGATGCGCTTCATCGCACAATCCTCTGCACCCGCACGCGCCGCCTGTCGAGCGCGGCGACGCCCAGGTCGCGCAGGCTGTCGGGCACGAACACCAGTCCGACGAGCAGCAACGGCGCCGCCATCACCCCCCAATAAAAGGTATCGAGCCGGCCGAAGGTGGCGATCACCACCGCATAGCCCGCCAAGGTCGCGGCGACGCGAAGCCCCAGCGGGTCGCGCCA
Coding sequences:
- the galU gene encoding UTP--glucose-1-phosphate uridylyltransferase GalU; this encodes MAQKPLRKAVFPVGGLGTRFLPATKAIPKEMMPVVDRPLIQYAVDEAIEAGIEQMIFVTGRGKSAIEDHFDIAYELEATMKARGKSLDILDATRLTPGNVAYVRQQEPMGLGHAVWCARDIVGDEPFAIFLADELMVGQPGCMKQMVDAYNRVGGNVVCGYEVPEDETDRYGIVEPGAVDGQLVEVKSLVEKPKLGTAPSNLMIPGRYILQPEVMRILETQEAGAGNEIQLTDAMAQLIGKQPFHAFKFGGDRYDCGDKAGYIQANLALAVARDDIGPKVRAFAKQLLG
- a CDS encoding peroxiredoxin; amino-acid sequence: MVPVDARLTDMAPVATDAGALAIIVVTADVERWRAAVAIAQANAALGRRTALYLHDAATGLLAEDDAAIAGMLEMGVRLVACQTGLAALGLALPPEIEAGGLVSFLAETGEERVIAV
- a CDS encoding metallophosphoesterase family protein, with product MIQRIFRKTKPKQSRIPEGQRVYAIGDIHGCLAETETLLAKIERDNAGRTAAETHLIFLGDLMDRGPDSAGVIEKLRTLSLDWATPRFLTGNHEELFLGALAGEREALKVFTRAGGRETMQSYGMSLTQFDEATWDDLETHLPTLVSDEHRAFIEGFETMLVFGDYLFVHAGIRPDVPLDEQRTSDLFWIREPFLSHRGSLSHVVVHGHTVTEAVDERRWRIGIDTGAYGSGRLTAIGLEGTERWFLSTLD
- a CDS encoding HesA/MoeB/ThiF family protein, producing MTLTDQQLDRYARHIILREIGGGGQMRLLAAHVVVIGAGGIGSPALQYLAAAGIGRLTIIDDDRVDRSNLQRQTLFGTDDIGRSKVEAAAAALRRLNPDVTLAPRAVRIDAANAADLLGGADCVLDGSDNFATRLAVADAALQLRIPLVSAAIGAFEGQLAVYRGWEPDRPCYRCFVGSDPDRADISCADQGVLGAMTGTIGSLAAIEVIRTIVPFGEAMVGKLLLADALSMRFRTLTLRKDPGCPACAVT
- the dut gene encoding dUTP diphosphatase — protein: MTALPPIRIALKRLPHGQGLPLPAYATPGAAGMDIVAAEAVTLAPGARHAVATGFGIAIPEGYEVQVRPRSGLALKHGITCLNTPGTVDSDYRGEVKVILANLGTEAFEVVRGERIAQLVPAAVQAATVAEVETLDETARGAGGFGSTGR
- a CDS encoding alpha/beta hydrolase, giving the protein MRCSSLLPALLTPALLLAGCAATPRAAMLEPPLAGTTFGSVKPAKVETLVIVVHDDTETAPSHTGFAERAAAAIPNAAVVALLRPGYGSTGGIVSPGLRGAGNGDAYTAEIVRLLGETVAAHRQRYPRARTILVGDGGGAALVANLAGTRPRLVDGMLLVGCPCTLPEWRALMAKAKPGKGFNRPVESLDPLQTVGGIAVTTRTAIMVGENDRITPPRIAGTYAEALALRGIAIDFRRLPGRGHEILNDAETLQALARLARPVPNQVATR
- the coaBC gene encoding bifunctional phosphopantothenoylcysteine decarboxylase/phosphopantothenate--cysteine ligase CoaBC, which gives rise to MKRILLIVGGGIAAYKACELIRLARKAGIGVRCVLTDGGAQFVTPMTLAALSEAPVHTSLWDLKDEAEMGHIQLSREADLVVVVPATADLLARMAAGIADDLATTLLLATDKPVLAAPAMNVRMWQHAATIRNVAQLRADGVEVIDPDEGAMACGEFGPGRLPEPAVILAAIQRAIFGETKDDASTSSARTVEQRARALAGKHVLVTAGPTHEPIDPVRYIANRSSGRQGFAIAQALAERGARVTLVAGPVTLPTPAAVDRVDVETARDMADAVAAALPADAAVMVAAVADWRVEAAADQKLKKGTMQPALALVANPDILATLGASPDRPRLLVGFAAETENVLDYAAAKRTAKHADWIVANDVSGDVMGGDANTVHLVTALGVEQWERLPKATVAARLADRIADALL